In the Setaria italica strain Yugu1 chromosome VI, Setaria_italica_v2.0, whole genome shotgun sequence genome, one interval contains:
- the LOC101781129 gene encoding F-box/FBD/LRR-repeat protein At4g00160 isoform X4, with amino-acid sequence MRMERHRVATDDSLNPSSSHIDDLPEEIQTLILSLLSLKEAARTSIVSRKWRPLWTRHPNLSFDGTRNRSNDEDCVKIERAEFIETVNSIVQQHSGVGLNRFCIRCGIEEESSDHLDRWICFATAARAKTIDINLLPKGCIRRPTKGDYHFPLEALGARDGPFIQSLLLTHVSIEPYSDVCGFTKLRRLLLHSVQITGDLAGLLLNCSSLEDLELIACSGLTDLIIPHQLDKLRHLLLSAVKVLNMRAAMQEDHPVWGSQVQMVTRPTCMFMSLRHLTCEIKIHTYRPNSHSGLLQLASYLEFAPQLEILQVHMFYYKFSSSCWKGEVTGKGISFMHGLDHLKSVYMSGFRGFRAQVEFLCGILAKGDALEHVTIEPQVKLRCARMVNVFILEWEINEWARRLSERFGKAITVAPPVREPLGLFASAYKPAEKLKRLICCERKIPFDG; translated from the exons ATGAGGATGGAGCGCCACCGCGTTGCTACCGACGACTCGCtcaacccctcctcctcccacatAGACGACCTCCCCGAG GAAATCCAAACTCTTATTTTGTCACTGCTGTCACTGAAAGAGGCTGCAAGGACTAGCATTGTGTCAAGAAAATGGAGACCGCTCTGGACACGCCACCCTAACCTGAGCTTTGATGGCACCAGAAACCGGTCCAATGACGAGGATTGTGTCAAAATAGAAAGAGCAGAGTTCATTGAGACAGTCAATTCTATTGTTCAGCAGCACAGTGGAGTAGGGCTCAATAGGTTCTGCATCAGGTGCGGCATAGAGGAGGAGTCCTCGGATCATCTTGATAGGTGGATTTGCTTTGCCACTGCAGCAAGGGCAAAGACCATAGACATTAACCTGTTGCCAAAAGGGTGTATCAGAAGACCAACCAAAGGAGATTATCACTTCCCTCTTGAGGCTTTAGGTGCTCGAGATGGTCCTTTTATCCAGTCCTTGCTTCTCACCCATGTCTCTATAGAGCCGTACTCAGATGTATGTGGCTTTACAAAACTCAGAAGGCTTCTTTTGCATTCTGTTCAAATCACTGGAGATCTTGCAGGCTTGCTATTAAACTGTTCTAGTCTTGAGGATTTAGAGCTCATCGCGTGCTCTGGCTTGACTGATCTGATTATACCACACCAACTGGATAAACTTAGACATTTGCTACTTTCAG CAGTGAAGGTGCTAAACATGCGTGCTGCTATGCAGGAAGATCATCCAGTCTGGGGCTCACAA GTGCAAATGGTAACAAGACCAACATGCATGTTTATGAGTTTGAGGCACTTAACTTGTGAAATAAAAATCCACACTTATCGTCCAAATAGCCACAGTGGACTCCTTCAACTGGCTAGCTATTTGGAATTTGCACCCCAGCTGGAGATACTGCAAGTGCAT ATGTTCTATTATAAGTTTAGCAGCTCCTGCTGGAAAGGGGAGGTGACAGGGAAGGGGATCTCCTTTATGCACGGCCTTGATCACCTCAAGTCGGTCTACATGAGTGGGTTCCGCGGTTTCCGGGCTCAGGTGGAGTTCCTGTGCGGCATCCTGGCGAAGGGCGACGCGCTTGAGCATGTAACCATAGAACCACAGGTGAAATTACGATGCGCTCGCATGGTGAACGTGTTCATCCTTGAGTGGGAGATCAATGAGTGGGCGCGTCGTCTCTCCGAACGGTTTGGTAAAGCGATCACCGTCGCACCACCCGTCCGAGAGCCGTTGggcctattcgcttcagcttataagccggctgaaaagctgaaacggctgatttgttgtgagaggaaaataccgtttgatggctga
- the LOC101781129 gene encoding F-box/FBD/LRR-repeat protein At4g00160 isoform X3 has translation MRMERHRVATDDSLNPSSSHIDDLPEEIQTLILSLLSLKEAARTSIVSRKWRPLWTRHPNLSFDGTRNRSNDEDCVKIERAEFIETVNSIVQQHSGVGLNRFCIRCGIEEESSDHLDRWICFATAARAKTIDINLLPKGCIRRPTKGDYHFPLEALGARDGPFIQSLLLTHVSIEPYSDVCGFTKLRRLLLHSVQITGDLAGLLLNCSSLEDLELIACSGLTDLIIPHQLDKLRHLLLSAVKVLNMRAAMQEDHPVWGSQVPAYLVQMVTRPTCMFMSLRHLTCEIKIHTYRPNSHSGLLQLASYLEFAPQLEILQVHMFYYKFSSSCWKGEVTGKGISFMHGLDHLKSVYMSGFRGFRAQVEFLCGILAKGDALEHVTIEPQVKLRCARMVNVFILEWEINEWARRLSERFGKAITVAPPVREPLGLFASAYKPAEKLKRLICCERKIPFDG, from the exons ATGAGGATGGAGCGCCACCGCGTTGCTACCGACGACTCGCtcaacccctcctcctcccacatAGACGACCTCCCCGAG GAAATCCAAACTCTTATTTTGTCACTGCTGTCACTGAAAGAGGCTGCAAGGACTAGCATTGTGTCAAGAAAATGGAGACCGCTCTGGACACGCCACCCTAACCTGAGCTTTGATGGCACCAGAAACCGGTCCAATGACGAGGATTGTGTCAAAATAGAAAGAGCAGAGTTCATTGAGACAGTCAATTCTATTGTTCAGCAGCACAGTGGAGTAGGGCTCAATAGGTTCTGCATCAGGTGCGGCATAGAGGAGGAGTCCTCGGATCATCTTGATAGGTGGATTTGCTTTGCCACTGCAGCAAGGGCAAAGACCATAGACATTAACCTGTTGCCAAAAGGGTGTATCAGAAGACCAACCAAAGGAGATTATCACTTCCCTCTTGAGGCTTTAGGTGCTCGAGATGGTCCTTTTATCCAGTCCTTGCTTCTCACCCATGTCTCTATAGAGCCGTACTCAGATGTATGTGGCTTTACAAAACTCAGAAGGCTTCTTTTGCATTCTGTTCAAATCACTGGAGATCTTGCAGGCTTGCTATTAAACTGTTCTAGTCTTGAGGATTTAGAGCTCATCGCGTGCTCTGGCTTGACTGATCTGATTATACCACACCAACTGGATAAACTTAGACATTTGCTACTTTCAG CAGTGAAGGTGCTAAACATGCGTGCTGCTATGCAGGAAGATCATCCAGTCTGGGGCTCACAAGTACCTGCCTACCTG GTGCAAATGGTAACAAGACCAACATGCATGTTTATGAGTTTGAGGCACTTAACTTGTGAAATAAAAATCCACACTTATCGTCCAAATAGCCACAGTGGACTCCTTCAACTGGCTAGCTATTTGGAATTTGCACCCCAGCTGGAGATACTGCAAGTGCAT ATGTTCTATTATAAGTTTAGCAGCTCCTGCTGGAAAGGGGAGGTGACAGGGAAGGGGATCTCCTTTATGCACGGCCTTGATCACCTCAAGTCGGTCTACATGAGTGGGTTCCGCGGTTTCCGGGCTCAGGTGGAGTTCCTGTGCGGCATCCTGGCGAAGGGCGACGCGCTTGAGCATGTAACCATAGAACCACAGGTGAAATTACGATGCGCTCGCATGGTGAACGTGTTCATCCTTGAGTGGGAGATCAATGAGTGGGCGCGTCGTCTCTCCGAACGGTTTGGTAAAGCGATCACCGTCGCACCACCCGTCCGAGAGCCGTTGggcctattcgcttcagcttataagccggctgaaaagctgaaacggctgatttgttgtgagaggaaaataccgtttgatggctga
- the LOC101781129 gene encoding F-box/LRR-repeat protein At3g59210 isoform X2, which produces MRMERHRVATDDSLNPSSSHIDDLPEEIQTLILSLLSLKEAARTSIVSRKWRPLWTRHPNLSFDGTRNRSNDEDCVKIERAEFIETVNSIVQQHSGVGLNRFCIRCGIEEESSDHLDRWICFATAARAKTIDINLLPKGCIRRPTKGDYHFPLEALGARDGPFIQSLLLTHVSIEPYSDVCGFTKLRRLLLHSVQITGDLAGLLLNCSSLEDLELIACSGLTDLIIPHQLDKLRHLLLSDMCVQMVDFHVPGLAHFNYKGDVVPIALHGCSKLEKAIIMFKNYKVLGHAFTAIHGISAVKVLNMRAAMQEDHPVWGSQVQMVTRPTCMFMSLRHLTCEIKIHTYRPNSHSGLLQLASYLEFAPQLEILQVHMFYYKFSSSCWKGEVTGKGISFMHGLDHLKSVYMSGFRGFRAQVEFLCGILAKGDALEHVTIEPQVKLRCARMVNVFILEWEINEWARRLSERFGKAITVAPPVREPLGLFASAYKPAEKLKRLICCERKIPFDG; this is translated from the exons ATGAGGATGGAGCGCCACCGCGTTGCTACCGACGACTCGCtcaacccctcctcctcccacatAGACGACCTCCCCGAG GAAATCCAAACTCTTATTTTGTCACTGCTGTCACTGAAAGAGGCTGCAAGGACTAGCATTGTGTCAAGAAAATGGAGACCGCTCTGGACACGCCACCCTAACCTGAGCTTTGATGGCACCAGAAACCGGTCCAATGACGAGGATTGTGTCAAAATAGAAAGAGCAGAGTTCATTGAGACAGTCAATTCTATTGTTCAGCAGCACAGTGGAGTAGGGCTCAATAGGTTCTGCATCAGGTGCGGCATAGAGGAGGAGTCCTCGGATCATCTTGATAGGTGGATTTGCTTTGCCACTGCAGCAAGGGCAAAGACCATAGACATTAACCTGTTGCCAAAAGGGTGTATCAGAAGACCAACCAAAGGAGATTATCACTTCCCTCTTGAGGCTTTAGGTGCTCGAGATGGTCCTTTTATCCAGTCCTTGCTTCTCACCCATGTCTCTATAGAGCCGTACTCAGATGTATGTGGCTTTACAAAACTCAGAAGGCTTCTTTTGCATTCTGTTCAAATCACTGGAGATCTTGCAGGCTTGCTATTAAACTGTTCTAGTCTTGAGGATTTAGAGCTCATCGCGTGCTCTGGCTTGACTGATCTGATTATACCACACCAACTGGATAAACTTAGACATTTGCTACTTTCAGATATGTGTGTCCAGATGGTTGATTTTCATGTTCCTGGTCTTGCTCATTTTAATTACAAAGGGGATGTGGTTCCTATAGCACTTCATGGTTGCTCAAAACTAGAGAAGGCAATAATAATGTTTAAAAATTACAAAGTATTGGGCCATGCATTCACTGCAATTCATGGTATTTCAGCAGTGAAGGTGCTAAACATGCGTGCTGCTATGCAGGAAGATCATCCAGTCTGGGGCTCACAA GTGCAAATGGTAACAAGACCAACATGCATGTTTATGAGTTTGAGGCACTTAACTTGTGAAATAAAAATCCACACTTATCGTCCAAATAGCCACAGTGGACTCCTTCAACTGGCTAGCTATTTGGAATTTGCACCCCAGCTGGAGATACTGCAAGTGCAT ATGTTCTATTATAAGTTTAGCAGCTCCTGCTGGAAAGGGGAGGTGACAGGGAAGGGGATCTCCTTTATGCACGGCCTTGATCACCTCAAGTCGGTCTACATGAGTGGGTTCCGCGGTTTCCGGGCTCAGGTGGAGTTCCTGTGCGGCATCCTGGCGAAGGGCGACGCGCTTGAGCATGTAACCATAGAACCACAGGTGAAATTACGATGCGCTCGCATGGTGAACGTGTTCATCCTTGAGTGGGAGATCAATGAGTGGGCGCGTCGTCTCTCCGAACGGTTTGGTAAAGCGATCACCGTCGCACCACCCGTCCGAGAGCCGTTGggcctattcgcttcagcttataagccggctgaaaagctgaaacggctgatttgttgtgagaggaaaataccgtttgatggctga
- the LOC101781129 gene encoding F-box/LRR-repeat protein At3g59210 isoform X1 has product MRMERHRVATDDSLNPSSSHIDDLPEEIQTLILSLLSLKEAARTSIVSRKWRPLWTRHPNLSFDGTRNRSNDEDCVKIERAEFIETVNSIVQQHSGVGLNRFCIRCGIEEESSDHLDRWICFATAARAKTIDINLLPKGCIRRPTKGDYHFPLEALGARDGPFIQSLLLTHVSIEPYSDVCGFTKLRRLLLHSVQITGDLAGLLLNCSSLEDLELIACSGLTDLIIPHQLDKLRHLLLSDMCVQMVDFHVPGLAHFNYKGDVVPIALHGCSKLEKAIIMFKNYKVLGHAFTAIHGISAVKVLNMRAAMQEDHPVWGSQVPAYLVQMVTRPTCMFMSLRHLTCEIKIHTYRPNSHSGLLQLASYLEFAPQLEILQVHMFYYKFSSSCWKGEVTGKGISFMHGLDHLKSVYMSGFRGFRAQVEFLCGILAKGDALEHVTIEPQVKLRCARMVNVFILEWEINEWARRLSERFGKAITVAPPVREPLGLFASAYKPAEKLKRLICCERKIPFDG; this is encoded by the exons ATGAGGATGGAGCGCCACCGCGTTGCTACCGACGACTCGCtcaacccctcctcctcccacatAGACGACCTCCCCGAG GAAATCCAAACTCTTATTTTGTCACTGCTGTCACTGAAAGAGGCTGCAAGGACTAGCATTGTGTCAAGAAAATGGAGACCGCTCTGGACACGCCACCCTAACCTGAGCTTTGATGGCACCAGAAACCGGTCCAATGACGAGGATTGTGTCAAAATAGAAAGAGCAGAGTTCATTGAGACAGTCAATTCTATTGTTCAGCAGCACAGTGGAGTAGGGCTCAATAGGTTCTGCATCAGGTGCGGCATAGAGGAGGAGTCCTCGGATCATCTTGATAGGTGGATTTGCTTTGCCACTGCAGCAAGGGCAAAGACCATAGACATTAACCTGTTGCCAAAAGGGTGTATCAGAAGACCAACCAAAGGAGATTATCACTTCCCTCTTGAGGCTTTAGGTGCTCGAGATGGTCCTTTTATCCAGTCCTTGCTTCTCACCCATGTCTCTATAGAGCCGTACTCAGATGTATGTGGCTTTACAAAACTCAGAAGGCTTCTTTTGCATTCTGTTCAAATCACTGGAGATCTTGCAGGCTTGCTATTAAACTGTTCTAGTCTTGAGGATTTAGAGCTCATCGCGTGCTCTGGCTTGACTGATCTGATTATACCACACCAACTGGATAAACTTAGACATTTGCTACTTTCAGATATGTGTGTCCAGATGGTTGATTTTCATGTTCCTGGTCTTGCTCATTTTAATTACAAAGGGGATGTGGTTCCTATAGCACTTCATGGTTGCTCAAAACTAGAGAAGGCAATAATAATGTTTAAAAATTACAAAGTATTGGGCCATGCATTCACTGCAATTCATGGTATTTCAGCAGTGAAGGTGCTAAACATGCGTGCTGCTATGCAGGAAGATCATCCAGTCTGGGGCTCACAAGTACCTGCCTACCTG GTGCAAATGGTAACAAGACCAACATGCATGTTTATGAGTTTGAGGCACTTAACTTGTGAAATAAAAATCCACACTTATCGTCCAAATAGCCACAGTGGACTCCTTCAACTGGCTAGCTATTTGGAATTTGCACCCCAGCTGGAGATACTGCAAGTGCAT ATGTTCTATTATAAGTTTAGCAGCTCCTGCTGGAAAGGGGAGGTGACAGGGAAGGGGATCTCCTTTATGCACGGCCTTGATCACCTCAAGTCGGTCTACATGAGTGGGTTCCGCGGTTTCCGGGCTCAGGTGGAGTTCCTGTGCGGCATCCTGGCGAAGGGCGACGCGCTTGAGCATGTAACCATAGAACCACAGGTGAAATTACGATGCGCTCGCATGGTGAACGTGTTCATCCTTGAGTGGGAGATCAATGAGTGGGCGCGTCGTCTCTCCGAACGGTTTGGTAAAGCGATCACCGTCGCACCACCCGTCCGAGAGCCGTTGggcctattcgcttcagcttataagccggctgaaaagctgaaacggctgatttgttgtgagaggaaaataccgtttgatggctga
- the LOC101781524 gene encoding zinc finger CCCH domain-containing protein 55 — protein MAGDSRKQRSKWDAKEGPHDIVEISEDESLPDKTGGHRKGDVHPKPDTSMHHGGAGHEKEQADGFNKDTKELQPKAPSERPQLLRAADERDEWSKAAANQGMNRYADDRRRGDGWGTARNRGYSSRAPSDPDAWRPRSRSPSPRGVWNRSRRNRSRSRSRSRSRNRSRSRSRSIGRGRGRSRSPYFADRGPEWRVERGRTSGGPALPCRDFVAGRCRRGTNCRFLHEDGGQRPFEDHYPADPRERYGFQNKEFMDSREPNDYLRNRQSRDHYDDGPWERSEPRRDYRSTEQCYNFAKGRCARGASCRFAHGDSASHGGWRDEARESAHDRVGPDSSYGNRTEHRRVNKNPCKFFAEGRCRRGENCPYLHEEAPQSQIGVSAPDEPLNYSDGRSARGDYSNWGEQNNAMRATSQILSRDDRENPISQNIGRNDSHYEYENRLSKDAGKSQYQIIPQEDFRSQVENKHEVAVSQQPQLLTPVQITADNMNNENISGMGGQNAPATEMSMQSGMHSANIIAEQSLGQILQRHDAIPHIPGPSTLPVTTQLQKVASSFHSNSHAQQSNFPVHQNRQEQFVVPQASANNTPSTQGQPVAPNMGHGQHGYGLEPQALPNPSAHNGHNFSVASQVPQNLPTTVLQATVDIPRLTQDSGSQSIRNMQNFQPPNMQNQPLQGLPLVPTSSSTDVAGVPVSHNAAKSEEVSRVTASLAQYFGNTAFGTGTVGLQSSQPNVNSSLMATSSAAPPAVQPNQWPWAQQQTGIVQPGLAVPSEQQQQAPQTFQMPIAVGISNGNSMHLPHGGAPSGPAAAASVVNETVPPESKKGENKDSDAEAHEDGDNKKSKDSKTLKMFKVALADFVKEALKPTWKEGQMSREVHKTIVKKVVDKVTSTVENTPPTKEKIEIYMSYSKEKLNKLVQAYVGKYAKA, from the exons ATGGCTGGTGATAGTAGGAAACAGCGTTCCAAGTGGGATGCGAAAGAAGGACCTCATGATATAGTTGAGATCAGCGAAGATGAGTCTCTTCCTGATAAGACAGGTGGTCACCGTAAAGGTGATGTACACCCAAAACCTGATACCTCCATGCACCACGGTGGTGCTGGACATGAGAAGGAACAGGCTGATGGGTTCAATAAAGATACCAAGGAATTGCAACCTAAGGCACCCTCTGAAAGACCACAGCTTCTCAGAGCGGCTGATGAGCGTGATGAGTGGAGCAAGGCAGCTGCTAACCAAGGCATGAACAGATATGCAGATGACAGAAGACGCGGTGATGGATGGGGTACAGCTCGTAATCGTGGTTATTCTTCTAGGGCGCCTTCTGATCCAGATGCATGGAGGCCTCGTAGTCGCAGTCCATCTCCAAGAGGGGTTTGGAATAGATCACGCAG GAACAGAAGTCGTTccagaagcagaagcagaagcagaaacAGGAGtaggagcagaagcaggagtATAGGGCGAGGCAGGGGAAGGAGCAGAAGTCCTTATTTTGCTGATCGTGGACCTGAGTGGAGGGTTGAGAGAGGCAGAACATCTGGAGGGCCTGCTCTGCCCTGCAGAGATTTTGTGGCTGGCAGGTGCAGAAGAGGCACGAattgcaggttccttcatgaaGATGGAGGGCAGAGGCCATTTGAAGATCATTATCCTGCTGACCCAAGGGAAAGATATGGGTTTCAGAACAAGGAATTCATGGATTCACGAGAACCAAATGACTATTTGCGTAATAGGCAATCTCGAGATCATTATGATGATGGGCCATGGGAAAGATCTGAACCCCGAAGGGATTATCGGTCTACTGAACAATGCTATAATTTTGCCAAAGGGAGGTGTGCTAGAGGTGCTAGCTGCCGATTTGCTCATGGTGATTCTGCTTCTCATGGTGGATGGAGAGATGAGGCTAGGGAAAGTGCCCATGATAGAGTTGGCCCTGATTCATCCTATGGGAATAGGACTGAGCACCGTAGGGTAAATAAAAACCCTTGTAAGTTTTTTGCTGAAGGTCGATGTCGCCGTGGTGAAAATTGTCCATATCTCCACGAGGAAGCTCCCCAGAGTCAGATAGGAGTGAGTGCACCTGATGAGCCTTTGAATTACAGTGATGGGCGTTCAGCAAGAGGAGACTACTCAAACTGGGGTGAACAAAATAATGCTATGCGTGCAACTTCTCAGATTTTATCCAGGGATGACAGGGAAAATCCTATTTCTCAGAATATTGGCAGAAATGATTCTCATTATGAGTACGAGAACCGGCTTTCAAAAGATGCTGGAAAGAGTCAGTACCAGATTATTCCTCAGGAAGATTTTCGTTCACAAGTGGAAAATAAACATGAAGTTGCTGTTTCACAACAGCCACAGTTATTAACTCCTGTCCAGATTACTGCAGATAACATGAATAATGAGAACATATCCGGCATGGGTGGTCAGAATGCTCCTGCAACAGAGATGAGCATGCAATCGGGTATGCATAGTGCTAATATAATAGCAGAGCAAAGCCTTGGACAAATACTTCAGAGACATGACGCGATTCCTCATATTCCTGGGCCATCAACTCTTCCAGTCACCACCCAATTGCAGAAGGTTGCATCCTCATTCCATTCGAATAGCCATGCGCAACAGAGCAACTTTCCTGTACATCAGAACAGGCAAGAGCAATTTGTAGTTCCACAGGCATCTGCAAATAATACTCCCAGCACGCAGGGCCAGCCGGTTGCTCCTAATATGGGACATGGCCAACATGGCTATGGTCTAGAGCCACAGGCACTGCCAAATCCCTCTGCACATAATGGACATAATTTCAGTGTTGCCAGTCAAGTTCcacagaatcttccaacaactGTGCTTCAGGCAACAGTCGACATCCCCAGGCTAACTCAAGACAGTGGTTCTCAAAGCATACGAAACATGCAGAATTTCCAGCCTCCAAATATGCAAAATCAACCCTTGCAAGGGTTACCTCTTGTGCCAACTTCCAGCTCAACTGATGTGGCTGGAGTTCCTGTTTCTCACAATGCAGCAAAAAGTGAAGAAGTTAGCCGCGTTACTGCATCCTTGGCACAGTACTTTGGAAATACCGCTTTTGGTACTGGTACAGTTGGATTACAATCATCACAGCCTAATGTTAATTCGAGCCTGATGGCCACTTCATCTGCTGCACCTCCAGCTGTCCAACCCAATCAGTGGCCCTGGGCGCAGCAACAAACAGGCATAGTCCAACCTGGTCTTGCTGTTCCATctgaacagcagcagcaggctccCCAGACATTCCAGATGCCAATCGCCGTCGGTATTAGTAATGGTAACTCTATGCACTTACCTCATGGAGGTGCACCGTCTggtcctgctgccgctgcttcAGTGGTCAATGAAACTGTGCCTCCAGAAAGTAAGAAAGGAGAGAACAAAGATAGTGACGCTGAGGCTCATGAGGATGGTGATAATAAGAAGAGCAAGGACTCCAAGACACTGAAGATGTTCAAGGTTGCACTTGCGGACTTTGTGAAGGAAGCACTGAAGCCTACATGGAAAGAGGGTCAGATGAGCAGGGAGGTCCATAAAACCATCGTGAAGAAGGTTGTCGACAAAGTTACAAGCACGGTGGAAAATACACCTCCAACGAAAGAGAAGATCGAGATCTACATGTCCTActccaaagaaaaactaaatAAACTCGTACAG GCATATGTTGGCAAGTATGCCAAGGCGTAA
- the LOC101781930 gene encoding mediator of RNA polymerase II transcription subunit 21: MDIITQLQEQLSEIAMLAVNTFGTLQRDAPPDRLSTSYPDPLNPNPKPEEDAKPQVQAPPGAAPAQAQPPAPPQAPALDLAEQPKAMSHALVLAAKKFDALVAALPLSSEEDQLKRIQELQAENEVVGLELQKQLEAAELELKQVEVLFNEATDNCINLKKPE, encoded by the exons ATGGACATCATCACGCAGCTGCAGGAGCAGCTCAGCGAGATCGCCATGCTGGCCGTCAACACCTTCGGCACGCTGCAGAGGGAcgcgccgcccgaccgcctctCCACCAGCTACCCGGACCCGCTCAACCCCAACCCTAAGCCCGAGGAGGACGCCAAGCCCCAGGTCCAGGCCCCGCCCGGCGCGGCCCCGGCGCAGGCGcagccacccgcgccgccgcaggcgcCCGCGCTCGACCTCGCCGAGCAACCCAAGGCCATGAGCCACGCCCTCGTCCTCGCCGCCAAGAAG TTTGATGCACTTGTTGCGGCGTTGCCACTGTCATCAGAAGAGGATCAGTTGAAAAGAATCCAAGAGCTGCAG GCAGAGAATGAAGTCGTGGGATTGGAGCTTCAGAAACAACTTGAAGCTGCTG AACTGGAGTTGAAGCAGGTTGAGGTCTTGTTTAATGAAGCGACAGACAATTGTATAAATTTGAAGAAGCCAGAATAG
- the LOC101782331 gene encoding major pollen allergen Ole e 10 isoform X2 — MASSNVTLLAFCVALTLSVLCNDASASAEAVAQPLRQSHRKASKTWCVAKPSSQVAALQDNLDFACSESDCGAIQGTGGCTRPDSLLSRASVAMNAYYQARGRNSWNCFFNGTGLITITDPSLGTCKYA; from the exons ATGGCATCGTCCAACGTGACATTGCTCGCCTTCTGTGTTGCCCTCACACTATCAGTGCTTTGCAATGACG CATCAGCATCGGCAGAAGCAGTTGCACAACCGTTACGGCAGAGTCACAGAAAG GCGTCCAAGACCTGGTGCGTCGCCAAGCCGTCATCACAGGTGGCGGCTCTGCAGGATAACCTGGACTTTGCCTGCTCGGAGAGCGACTGCGGCGCCATCCAGGGCACAGGCGGCTGCACCCGCCCCGACAGCCTGCTGTCGCGGGCGTCGGTGGCGATGAACGCCTACTACCAGGCCCGGGGGAGGAACTCCTGGAACTGCTTCTTCAACGGCACCGGCCTCATCACCATCACCGACCCCA GTCTTGGCACCTGCAAATACGCTTGA
- the LOC101782331 gene encoding major pollen allergen Ole e 10 isoform X1, with amino-acid sequence MASSNVTLLAFCVALTLSVLCNDAASASAEAVAQPLRQSHRKASKTWCVAKPSSQVAALQDNLDFACSESDCGAIQGTGGCTRPDSLLSRASVAMNAYYQARGRNSWNCFFNGTGLITITDPSLGTCKYA; translated from the exons ATGGCATCGTCCAACGTGACATTGCTCGCCTTCTGTGTTGCCCTCACACTATCAGTGCTTTGCAATGACG CAGCATCAGCATCGGCAGAAGCAGTTGCACAACCGTTACGGCAGAGTCACAGAAAG GCGTCCAAGACCTGGTGCGTCGCCAAGCCGTCATCACAGGTGGCGGCTCTGCAGGATAACCTGGACTTTGCCTGCTCGGAGAGCGACTGCGGCGCCATCCAGGGCACAGGCGGCTGCACCCGCCCCGACAGCCTGCTGTCGCGGGCGTCGGTGGCGATGAACGCCTACTACCAGGCCCGGGGGAGGAACTCCTGGAACTGCTTCTTCAACGGCACCGGCCTCATCACCATCACCGACCCCA GTCTTGGCACCTGCAAATACGCTTGA